The genomic stretch GCCCGAGCATCAGCAACGGGAAGGCGCGCGGGCCGATCGGTTCGTAGGAAAAGGGTGCCTGGTAAGGCCAGGCCATCAGTATCAGGCTGACACAGGCCAGCAGCAGTACCGACGCAAAGATGCGTTGAACGAGCATGAGGAACTCCTGGGCCACGACCTCGATGCGCGAGGCCGTGGCCGCTAGACAGAGACGATCACTGGATCAGGCCGAACTCTTTGGCCAGCACTTTGTAGTCCGCGACTTGCTTCTTCACGTAGGTGTCCAGCTCCGGGCCGGTCATGGCGAACGGGAAGAGTTCGCGCTGATCACGCAGCTTGGCGAAGTCTTCGGAGGCCAGCAGTTTGTCGAAGGCGTCCTTCCACCAGGCGTAGTCTTCGTCGCTGACTTTCGGCCCGAGGTAGAAGCCGCGAACCACCGGCCAGACGATGTCGTAGCCTTGTTCCCTGGCGGTCGGGATTCCTTTCATTTCCGGCTCGTCGAGGCGGTTTTCGGCGAAGACTGCCAGCAGGCGCATGTCACCGCTCTGGATGTGCGGCATGGAGTCGGAGATGTCGGTGCTGCCAACCTGGATGTGGCCACCGAGCAGGGCGGTGGCAATCTCGCCGCCACCTTCGAGGGCGACGTAGCGCAGGTCGCGCGGGTTGATCCCGGCGGCTTTTGCGATCAACGCCGTCTGCATCCAGTCCTGGCTACCAACGGTGCCGCCGGAACCGATTACCACTTTGCTCGGATCTTTCTTCAGCGCCTGTACCAGATCGTCGAGGTTCTTGTAGGGCGAATCGCTTTTCACCGCGATGGCACCGTAACTGGTGCCGACCGCCGCCAGCCAGCGCACGT from Pseudomonas allokribbensis encodes the following:
- a CDS encoding Bug family tripartite tricarboxylate transporter substrate binding protein; the encoded protein is MNLSLRKVALAAGVMLFAGQLMAEPKRPECIAPASPGGGFDLTCKLAQSALVNEKLLTKPMRVTYMPGGVGAVAYNAVVAQRPADAGTLVAWSSGSLLNLAQGKFGRFDETNVRWLAAVGTSYGAIAVKSDSPYKNLDDLVQALKKDPSKVVIGSGGTVGSQDWMQTALIAKAAGINPRDLRYVALEGGGEIATALLGGHIQVGSTDISDSMPHIQSGDMRLLAVFAENRLDEPEMKGIPTAREQGYDIVWPVVRGFYLGPKVSDEDYAWWKDAFDKLLASEDFAKLRDQRELFPFAMTGPELDTYVKKQVADYKVLAKEFGLIQ